In Hemicordylus capensis ecotype Gifberg chromosome 3, rHemCap1.1.pri, whole genome shotgun sequence, one DNA window encodes the following:
- the LOC128350614 gene encoding membrane primary amine oxidase-like: MEVCVSTHLQNKVERTGRWSMDYNAAVILWPSTFCKTQGSHSTTLIKMKWKLPCLLLAICTAVVLILVLVFQRKGEKPMICEKQAQQVGLEETDHDVHIQIFDDLCPEELVQVKRYLQVNLGVPLVDPPQAKPSDNCIYSIVLQLPPKAEVLKFLDHQGTRPTREALTVVYFGNQEDPNVTEYVVGPLPKPTYHQDVTVQKYGGKLPYYRRFLLKNEMNEIYSFLKNKEYPKAPNFMYKVLDYNGANLFYSRAVPPGLKSGDRKIWLGHFQNVSGFYLHPVGMEVQVDVSSWNISQWKVLKVFYNGQYFEDMEDIERQFNQGQIKVAKVKKPPLDGGYSSLKSRVPHKGPGPLHYEPRGPRYSIRNNQVVFMGWSFAFGMDANRGPRLFDIWFSGERIIYELSLQDATALYGSNTPAAMLTRYMDVSFTLGNNAFTLIQGVDCPYLATYLDRHYFIDSSLPVTRKNSICIFEQNSELPIRRHYDSAQTPLYGGLVDSVLVFRSISTVDNYDYVWDFVFHQNGAVGVKVHASGYILSAFYFGDAREFGNRVEEWTLGTIHTHNIQYKVDMDIGGVKNSLIANDMTFQTAKIPWSPENKRPQMRMVKKVLDTEDKAAFRLHDSMPRYIYFAANSTNKWGHKRGYRIQIVSFSGDHLPETDPMERAISWGRYKLAVTKRKENEPFSTSVYNQMDPWTPSVAFADFINNETIVNEDLVAWITTGFLHIPHAEDMPNTVTLGNVVGFLLRPNNYFDDDPSMYSPDSVFFTGQQDPTSCSVNHLACLSEITSCLPNFPPFTYEGFQNQTMD; encoded by the exons ATGGAGGTCTGTGTGTCAACTCACTTGCAAAACAAGGTGGAAAGGACAGGACGGTGGAGTATGGACTACAATGCTGCCGTTATTCTTTGGCCCAGCA CGTTCTGCAAAACTCAAGGAAGCCACTCTACAACGCTGATAAAAATGAAATGGAAATTACCTTGTCTTCTCCTAGCTATATGCACAGCTGTCGTCTTAATCTTAGTTTTGGTTTTCCAAAGGAAAGGAGAAAAGCCCATGATTTGTGAGAAGCAGGCCCAACAGGTGGGCTTGGAAGAAACAGACCATGATGTCCACATCCAGATATTTGATGACTTATGTCCAGAAGAGTTGGTCCAAGTGAAGAGGTACTTGCAAGTCAACTTGGGGGTGCCACTGGTAGATCCTCCTCAGGCCAAGCCATCTGACAATTGCATATATTCCATTGTACTTCAGCTTCCACCCAAAGCAGAAGTGCTGAAATTCCTGGATCATCAAGGGACCAGGCCCACACGAGAAGCTCTGACTGTGGTCTATTTTGGAAATCAGGAGGATCCAAATGTCACAGAGTATGTGGTGGGTCCTCTTCCAAAGCCAACATACCACCAGGATGTCACAGTGCAAAAGTACGGGGGGAAATTGCCTTATTACCGAAGGTTTCTTTTGAAAAATGAGATGAATGAAATCTATTCGTTTTTGAAGAATAAGGAATACCCCAAGGCTCCAAACTTTATGTACAAGGTGCTGGATTACAATGGAGCCAATCTTTTTTACTCCCGTGCAGTGCCTCCAGGGCTAAAATCTGGAGATCGCAAAATCTGGCTAGGTCATTTCCAAAATGTTTCTGGCTTTTACTTGCATCCGGTTGGAATGGAAGTGCAGGTGGATGTTAGCAGCTGGAATATTTCCCAGTGGAAGGTGCTGAAGGTGTTCTATAATGGACAATACTTTGAGGACATGGAAGATATTGAGAGACAGTTCAATCAGGGGCAGATTAAAGTAGCTAAAGTCAAAAAGCCTCCTCTTGATGGTGGATACTCATCCCTGAAGTCGAGGGTGCCACACAAGGGGCCAGGCCCATTGCACTATGAGCCTCGTGGCCCACGCTACAGCATCAGGAATAACCAAGTTGTCTTCATGGGCTGGAGTTTTGCCTTTGGGATGGATGCTAACAGGGGACCACGTCTCTTTGACATCTGGTTTAGTGGTGAGAGGATCATCTACGAGTTAAGCTTACAAGATGCAACTGCCCTCTATGGATCCAACACTCCAGCAGCAATGCTGACCAGGTACATGGATGTTAGCTTTACCCTTGGAAATAATGCCTTCACACTCATTCAGGGTGTGGATTGTCCTTACTTGGCTACCTATTTGGACAGGCACTATTTCATTGATTCATCCTTACCTGTCACCCGCAAAAATTCTATTTGCATCTTTGAGCAGAATTCTGAGTTGCCTATACGACGCCATTATGATAGTGCACAGACTCCTTTATATGGAGGGTTGGTTGACTCAGTTCTGGTTTTTAGATCTATATCTACAGTTGATAATTATGACTATGTCTGGGATTTTGTATTTCATCAAAATGGAGCTGTTGGTGTCAAGGTACATGCCAGTGGGTACATTCTATCTGCTTTTTACTTTGGTGATGCCCGAGAATTTGGCAACAGGGTTGAAGAGTGGACATTAGGAACAATTCACACCCACAACATTCAGTACAAAGTGGATATGGACATTGGTG GTGTGAAAAATTCCCTGATAGCCAATGACATGACTTTCCAAACAGCAAAGATTCCTTGGAGTCCAGAGAATAAACGCCCCCAAATGCGGATGGTAAAAAAAGTCTTGGATACTGAGGACAAGGCCGCCTTCCGCCTTCATGACAGCATGCCCCGATACATATATTTTGCAGCCAATAGTACAAACAAGTGGGGCCATAAACGTGGCTATCGGATCCAGATAGTCAGTTTTTCTGGGGATCACTTGCCAGAAACAGACCCAATGGAGCGAGCCATCAGTTGGGGCAG GTACAAGCTGGCTGTCACTAAGCGGAAGGAGAACGAACCATTCAGCACCAGTGTCTATAATCAGATGGACCCATGGACACCTTCAGTTGCTTTTGCTGACTTCATAAACAATGAGACCATAGTCAATGAG GATCTGGTTGCCTGGATCACTACTGGATTCCTGCATATTCCACATGCTGAGGACATGCCCAACACAGTGACACTTGGGAATGTGGTTGGCTTCCTTCTGAGACCCAACAACTATTTTGATGATGATCCTTCTATGTATTCTCCTGACAGTGTTTTCTTCACTGGCCAGCAGGACCCTACTTCCTGCAGTGTCAACCACCTTGCTTGCCTTTCAGAAATAACTTCATGCTTGCCCAACTTTCCACCTTTTACTTATGAGGGCTTCCAAAACCAGACAATGGACTGA
- the LOC128350617 gene encoding primary amine oxidase, lung isozyme-like yields MLWERQGSSEETAHNDHSLVFDDLTPKEMVQVKRYLEYNLGVPLVDPPQAKPSDNCIYSIVLQLPPKAEVLEFLDHQGIRPTREALTVVYFGNQKDPNVTEYVVGPLPKPTYHQDVTVQKYGGKVPYYRRFLLKMDLIRIFLFLAINEYSKAPNFMHKVIGFDGINLIFMLALPPGLKSGDRKIWLCQFQNVFGYHVHPVGLEVQVDISSLDISQWKVVKVFYNGQYFEDMGDIERQYNQGQVKVAKVKKAPLNGGYSSLKPRVPPKGQGPLQYEPREPRYSIKNNQVIFMGWSFAFGMDANRGPRIFDLRFKGERIVYEISIQDASAHYGSNNPALMLTRYMDISWGLGYNSFTLTQGVDCPYLATYLDRHYFIDSSSPVTRKNSICIFEQNAEMPVRRHYTSILIPFYGALADSVLVLRAISSVSNYDYIWDFIFHQNGAVQVRIHPSGYIQSSFYFGDAREFGNRVEEWTLGTIHTHNIQYKVDMDIGDFICRLNMSMRLCIGGNSRARPVIQLSLARKPLQLANLW; encoded by the exons ATGCTttgggagaggcaggggagctctGAGGAGACAGCTCATAATGACCACAGCCTGGTATTTGATGACTTAACTCCAAAAGAGATGGTCCAAGTGAAGAGGTACTTGGAATACAACTTGGGGGTGCCACTGGTAGATCCTCCTCAGGCCAAGCCGTCTGACAATTGCATATATTCCATCGTCCTTCAGCTTCCACCCAAAGCAGAGGTGCTGGAATTCCTAGACCATCAAGGGATCAGGCCCACACGAGAAGCTCTGACTGTGGTCTATTTTGGAAATCAGAAGGATCCAAATGTCACAGAGTATGTGGTGGGTCCTCTTCCAAAGCCAACATACCACCAAGACGTCACAGTGCAGAAGTATGGAGGAAAGGTACCCTATTACCGCAGGTTTCTTTTGAAAATGGACTTGATACGAATATTTCTTTTTCTGGCCATTAATGAATACTCCAAGGCCCCAAATTTTATGCACAAAGTAATTGGTTTCGATGGAATCAACCTGATTTTTATGCTTGCATTGCCACCAGGATTAAAATCAGGAGATCGCAAGATCTGGCTGTGTCAGTTCCAAAATGTTTTTGGTTATCATGTGCATCCAGTTGGATTGGAGGTTCAGGTGGATATCAGCAGCCTGGATATTTCTCAGTGGAAGGTGGTGAAAGTGTTTTATAATGGACAATACTTTGAGGACATGGGAGATATCGAGAGGCAATACAATCAGGGTCAAGTTAAAGTGGCCAAAGTCAAAAAGGCTCCTCTAAATGGGGGATACTCATCACTGAAACCAAGGGTGCCACCCAAGGGACAAGGTCCATTGCAGTATGAACCCCGTGAGCCACGCTACAGCATAAAGAATAATCAAGTTATCTTCATGGGCTGGAGTTTTGCCTTTGGGATGGATGCTAACAGGGGACCACGTATTTTTGACCTCAGGTTCAAGGGTGAGAGGATAGTCTATGAGATAAGCATACAAGATGCAAGTGCCCACTATGGCTCCAACAATCCAGCTTTAATGCTGACCAGGTACATGGACATCAGCTGGGGACTTGGATATAACAGCTTCACACTCACTCAAGGTGTGGATTGTCCTTACTTGGCTACCTATTTGGACAGGCACTATTTCATTGATTCCTCATCACCCGTCACCCGCAAAAATTCCATCTGCATTTTTGAGCAGAATGCTGAGATGCCTGTGCGACGCCACTATACCAGTATACTGATTCCATTTTATGGAGCATTGGCTGACTCTGTTCTTGTCCTCAGGGCCATATCTTCAGTTAGTAACTATGACTATATCTGGGATTTTATATTTCACCAAAATGGGGCTGTTCAAGTCAGGATTCATCCCAGCGGGTACATTCAATCTTCTTTTTACTTTGGTGATGCCAGAGAATTTGGCAACAGGGTTGAGGAGTGGACATTAGGAACAATTCACACCCACAACATTCAGTACAAAGTGGATATGGACATTGGTG ATTTCATATGTAGACTAAATATGTCCATGCGGCTCTGCATCGGTGGCAACAGTAGGGCACGTCCTGTtatacagttgtcccttgccagaaaacccttgcagttggcgaaTTTGTGGTAG
- the LOC128350616 gene encoding membrane primary amine oxidase-like, producing MNRKLLFLLLAICTAIVFTVVLVFQTRGVKKPKVCVWQAQEGSSLGTDHDVHIQIFDDLCPEELVQVKRYLQVNLGVPLVDPPQAKPSDNCIYSIVLQLPPKAEVLKFLDHQGTRPTREALTVVYFGNQEDPNVTEYVVGPLPKPTYHQDITAQKYGGRLPYYRRFPLSNELKEIHTFLKNKEYPKAPNFMQKVIDYNGANLIYTHGLPPGLKSGDRKIWLCHFQNVSGYFVHPVGMEVQVDVSSWNISQWKVLKVFYNGQYFEDMEDIERQFNQGQVKVAKVKKAPLDGGYSSLKPRVPHKGPGPLHYEPRGPRYSIRNNQVVFMGWSFAFGMDANRGPRVFDIRFRGKRIVYELSLQDASSIYGSNNPASMLTRYMDLGWALGIDIFTLTQGVDCPYLATYLDRHYFIDSSLPVTRKNSICIFEQNSELPIRRHYDSAQTPLYGGLVDSALVFRSITTSGNYDFVWDFIFHQNGAVGVKVHASGYILSAFYFGDAREFGNRVEEWTLGTIHTHNIQYKVDMDIGGKCLPPFLVSENAVIYVFDW from the coding sequence ATGAACAGGAAATTGCTTTTTCTTCTCCTAGCTATATGCACAGCCATAGTCTTCACTGTAGTTTTGGTTTTCCAAACAAGAGGAGTGAAGAAGCCCAAGGTATGTGTGTGGCAGGCCCAGGAGGGGAGCAGTCTGGGGACAGACCATGATGTCCACATCCAGATATTTGATGACTTATGTCCAGAAGAGTTGGTCCAAGTGAAGAGGTACTTGCAAGTCAACTTGGGGGTGCCACTGGTAGATCCTCCTCAGGCCAAGCCATCTGACAATTGCATATATTCCATCGTCCTTCAGCTTCCACCCAAAGCAGAGGTGCTGAAATTCCTGGATCATCAAGGGACCAGGCCCACACGAGAAGCTCTGACTGTGGTCTATTTTGGAAATCAGGAGGATCCAAATGTCACAGAGTATGTGGTGGGTCCTCTTCCAAAGCCAACATACCATCAAGACATCACAGCACAGAAGTATGGAGGGAGGTTGCCTTACTACCGAAGGTTTCCTTTGAGCAATGAGTTGAAAGAAATCCATACTTTTTTGAAGAATAAGGAATACCCCAAAGCTCCAAATTTTATGCAGAAGGTAATTGATTACAATGGAGCCAACCTGATTTATACCCATGGATTGCCACCAGGACTGAAGTCAGGGGACCGCAAAATTTGGTTGTGTCATTTTCAGAATGTTTCTGGATATTTTGTGCATCCGGTTGGAATGGAAGTGCAGGTGGATGTTAGCAGCTGGAATATTTCCCAGTGGAAGGTGCTGAAGGTGTTCTATAATGGACAATACTTTGAGGACATGGAAGATATTGAGAGACAGTTCAATCAGGGGCAGGTTAAGGTGGCTAAAGTCAAAAAGGCTCCTCTTGATGGTGGATACTCATCCCTGAAGCCGAGGGTGCCGCACAAGGGGCCAGGCCCATTGCACTATGAGCCTCGTGGCCCACGCTACAGCATCAGGAATAACCAAGTTGTCTTCATGGGCTGGAGTTTTGCCTTTGGGATGGATGCTAACAGGGGACCACGTGTCTTTGACATCCGGTTTAGGGGTAAGAGGATAGTCTATGAGTTAAGCTTGCAGGATGCAAGTTCTATCTATGGATCCAACAATCCAGCATCAATGCTGACCAGATACATGGACTTAGGCTGGGCTCTTGGAATTGATATCTTCACACTCACTCAGGGTGTGGATTGTCCTTACTTGGCTACCTATTTGGACAGGCACTATTTCATTGATTCATCCTTACCTGTCACCCGCAAAAATTCTATTTGCATCTTTGAGCAGAATTCTGAGTTGCCTATACGACGCCATTATGATAGTGCACAGACTCCTTTATATGGAGGGTTGGTTGACTCCGCCCTTGTCTTCAGGTCCATAACTACATCTGGTAACTATGACTTTGTCTGGGATTTTATATTTCATCAAAATGGGGCTGTTGGAGTCAAGGTACATGCCAGTGGGTACATTCTATCTGCTTTTTACTTTGGTGATGCCAGAGAATTTGGCAACAGGGTTGAGGAGTGGACATTAGGAACAATTCACACCCACAACATTCAGTACAAAGTGGATATGGACATTGGTGGTAAGTGTCTGCCTCCTTTTTTAGTTTCAGAAAATGCAGTGATTTATGTGTTTGATTGGTGA